GGGAATGACCATGGCCGGACTCCGCCCCGCCGGCAGAATCGCTTTCGCGGCCCTGGTCGCCCTCGTGGTCGCGTACTCTCTGGGTCCGTACGTGTGGACGCTTTTGACCTCGCTGAAGACCGAGCGCGAGCTGTACCAGTTCCCGGTGACCTACCTGCCACACGCGCCGACGCTCATCAACTACGTCCACGTCTTCCAGGGGAACCCATTCGGGCGGTTCCTGTTGAACAGCTGCATCGTCTCGGTCACCTCGACGGTGCTGTGCCTGTTTCTCGCCACCCTGGCATCCTACGCGTTCGCCCGTCTCCGATTTCCCGGGAGCCAGGTGCTCCTGCTGGGTATCCTGGTCGTGGCGATGGTCCCCCTGATCACCGTGATCGTCCCGCTGTACGTCCTCGTGCGGGGGTTCGGGTTGCTGAACACCTACGGGGGATTGATTGGCCCCTACATCACCTGGTCGCTCCCGGTGGCGATCTTCATCCTGACCGCGTTCTTTCGGGAGATCCCGCGCGACC
Above is a genomic segment from bacterium containing:
- a CDS encoding carbohydrate ABC transporter permease, with product MAGLRPAGRIAFAALVALVVAYSLGPYVWTLLTSLKTERELYQFPVTYLPHAPTLINYVHVFQGNPFGRFLLNSCIVSVTSTVLCLFLATLASYAFARLRFPGSQVLLLGILVVAMVPLITVIVPLYVLVRGFGLLNTYGGLIGPYITWSLPVAIFILTAFFREIPRDLEEAAAIDGCSRVGTLWRIIAPLAAPGLVTAGIIVFVNTWNEFLVALTLTSTTEMRTITVGIALFRGEFSFPWGVISAAVLLATVPIVVLILGGQRLVIRGLTAGAVKG